One stretch of Methylococcus capsulatus DNA includes these proteins:
- the argB gene encoding acetylglutamate kinase yields the protein MKQQEPLETSFANRIAHVLTEALPYIRRFKGKTIVVKYGGNAMIDERLKNSFARDVVLLKLVGINPVVVHGGGPQIGNLLQRLGKTSEFVQGMRVTDAETMDVVEMVLGGLVNKEIVNLINRQGGAAVGLSGKDGDLIRARKISMSQLQSTAPEIIDLGHVGEVASIDPAVVDMLVHSDFIPVIAPIGVGEDGCSYNINADLVAGKMAEVLKAEKLILLTNTQGILAKDGTLLTGLSLREVDALIEDGTISGGMIPKVRCAMDALRGGVNSAHIIDGRVDHAVLLELFTDQGIGTLLVRR from the coding sequence ATGAAACAACAAGAACCCCTAGAAACCTCCTTCGCCAATCGGATCGCCCATGTCCTGACCGAAGCCTTGCCGTATATCCGGCGCTTCAAGGGCAAGACCATCGTCGTCAAATACGGCGGCAATGCCATGATCGACGAGCGCCTGAAGAACAGCTTCGCCCGCGATGTCGTGCTGCTGAAGCTGGTCGGCATCAACCCGGTAGTGGTGCACGGCGGGGGGCCGCAGATCGGCAATCTGTTGCAGCGTCTGGGGAAAACCAGTGAATTCGTGCAAGGTATGCGGGTCACCGACGCCGAAACCATGGACGTGGTGGAAATGGTGCTGGGTGGCCTGGTCAATAAGGAAATCGTCAACCTCATCAACCGCCAGGGCGGTGCCGCCGTGGGCTTGAGCGGCAAAGACGGCGACCTGATCCGGGCGCGCAAGATCAGCATGTCCCAGCTGCAGTCCACCGCCCCGGAAATCATCGATCTCGGCCATGTCGGTGAAGTCGCCAGCATCGATCCGGCGGTGGTGGATATGCTGGTCCACAGCGACTTCATCCCGGTGATCGCTCCCATCGGCGTCGGCGAAGACGGTTGTTCCTACAACATTAATGCCGATTTGGTCGCCGGCAAGATGGCCGAAGTGCTCAAGGCGGAGAAGCTGATCCTCCTGACCAACACCCAGGGTATCCTGGCCAAGGACGGGACTCTTCTGACCGGCCTGTCGCTCAGGGAGGTCGATGCCCTGATCGAGGACGGTACCATCAGCGGTGGCATGATTCCCAAGGTCCGCTGTGCAATGGATGCGCTTCGCGGCGGCGTCAATAGCGCCCATATCATCGACGGCCGCGTCGACCACGCCGTGCTGCTGGAGCTGTTCACCGACCAGGGCATCGGCACCTTGCTGGTGCGGCGTTGA